A single Crateriforma conspicua DNA region contains:
- a CDS encoding OPT family oligopeptide transporter, which translates to MESIPQPTDGAVSGPARSESYRELTARAVVLGVIQGVILNVAFVYAALKLGFSIGGSTVASIMGYALLRGVFRNGTMVENNINQTIASGINTAGTGVVFTVPALFMLDAAWRADGGAGLEFQVLPLVIAGVAGAVLGVVAIIPLRKQMVELDRLRFPSGVATATIIRAGSTGMEKAKLLAAGFAISALWKLVMVSGWLETPGLIEKYGAGIAEEELLFGFGIIPAYWAPAVYLSLMNMAAGMLAGRSGLPFLLGGLISWWLISPTAVASGWIPADLAVDETAGFIYSKMLRPLGIGVLIGGALMGVVTSFPAIKGAIGSLASATKTAGSGKVVGSDEMKLPVLIGGSVLAMVLFFVASMMTPGVTVAGASLSAIVGTLWLGLAALIVAQATGLTDISPMSGMALISVTLMMFLLNKNIAASMVVGVAVCVAIGQGADMMQDLKTGFLIGARPVKQQLVQFATTWAGPIISLAVIYILWHGGPNGQNGFGEGTALPAPQGGALMGIIDAVNTGNVPIDKYVMGGLAGATLGAAPMSGLGVLVGLAMYLPFSITLGYGLGCLLQMAIQRVKGVAFCEHKLVPFAAGLIVGEALMGIAHAGFSILRAA; encoded by the coding sequence ATGGAAAGTATCCCCCAGCCGACCGATGGTGCCGTATCGGGACCGGCGCGTTCCGAAAGTTATCGTGAATTGACCGCTCGGGCGGTCGTGCTTGGCGTGATTCAGGGCGTGATATTGAACGTCGCGTTCGTGTACGCCGCACTGAAACTTGGGTTTTCAATTGGCGGGTCGACCGTTGCGTCGATCATGGGGTATGCGTTGTTGCGAGGCGTTTTTCGCAACGGCACGATGGTTGAAAACAACATCAACCAAACCATCGCTTCGGGAATCAACACGGCGGGCACGGGGGTCGTGTTCACGGTTCCCGCGTTGTTCATGCTGGACGCCGCTTGGCGTGCCGACGGCGGTGCGGGATTGGAGTTTCAGGTTTTGCCACTGGTCATCGCCGGTGTGGCCGGCGCCGTTCTTGGCGTCGTTGCCATCATTCCGCTGCGGAAACAGATGGTCGAATTGGACCGGTTGCGGTTTCCATCCGGTGTGGCCACGGCCACGATCATCCGGGCCGGTTCAACCGGAATGGAAAAGGCCAAGCTGTTGGCGGCGGGTTTCGCGATCAGCGCCCTTTGGAAACTGGTCATGGTATCGGGCTGGTTGGAAACGCCCGGCTTGATTGAGAAGTATGGCGCGGGCATTGCCGAGGAAGAATTGCTGTTTGGCTTTGGCATCATTCCGGCCTATTGGGCACCGGCGGTATACCTTTCGCTGATGAACATGGCGGCGGGGATGCTGGCCGGTCGCAGCGGGCTTCCTTTCTTGTTAGGCGGCTTGATTTCTTGGTGGCTGATTTCGCCCACCGCGGTGGCGTCGGGATGGATCCCCGCGGATCTGGCCGTGGACGAAACCGCCGGTTTTATCTATTCGAAAATGCTGCGTCCGTTGGGGATCGGCGTGTTAATCGGTGGCGCACTGATGGGCGTGGTGACCAGTTTTCCCGCCATCAAAGGCGCGATCGGATCGTTGGCGTCGGCGACCAAAACGGCGGGCAGTGGCAAAGTCGTCGGCAGCGATGAAATGAAATTGCCTGTACTGATCGGCGGCAGCGTGCTGGCAATGGTCCTGTTCTTTGTTGCTTCAATGATGACGCCGGGGGTGACGGTTGCCGGTGCGTCGCTTTCCGCAATCGTCGGGACACTTTGGCTGGGGCTTGCCGCATTGATTGTGGCCCAGGCGACCGGGCTGACAGACATTTCCCCGATGTCCGGCATGGCGCTGATCAGCGTCACCCTGATGATGTTTCTGTTGAACAAGAACATTGCCGCATCCATGGTGGTCGGCGTGGCCGTGTGCGTGGCAATCGGCCAAGGGGCCGACATGATGCAAGACTTGAAGACCGGTTTTTTGATCGGTGCCCGTCCGGTCAAGCAACAGTTGGTTCAATTCGCAACGACGTGGGCTGGTCCGATCATTTCGCTGGCCGTGATTTACATCCTGTGGCACGGGGGACCCAACGGCCAGAACGGTTTCGGTGAAGGCACCGCGTTGCCGGCGCCCCAGGGCGGTGCGTTGATGGGGATCATTGATGCCGTCAACACGGGCAATGTTCCGATCGACAAGTACGTGATGGGCGGCTTGGCGGGGGCGACGCTCGGTGCCGCACCGATGAGCGGGCTTGGGGTTTTGGTCGGTTTGGCGATGTACCTGCCGTTTTCAATCACGCTGGGTTACGGATTGGGATGTCTGTTGCAGATGGCGATTCAGCGGGTCAAAGGTGTTGCATTCTGTGAACACAAGCTGGTCCCTTTTGCGGCCGGATTGATCGTCGGCGAAGCCCTGATGGGAATCGCACACGCTGGATTTTCAATCCTTCGTGCAGCCTAG
- a CDS encoding GNAT family N-acetyltransferase — MTASDLIVRTFDQCNAARTESEYVDIAQESLLGNSLDQWQTYLGRIGRENVRVIHAGQSLVGGLAFYRMQHVYGGQPIPAAGISGVAIDPAYRGGGVCATLLIETLKELRNEGIPIASLYASTQHLYRSVGFEQAGTRYDYSLPLRSLPRPDRTLTCTRFESAPLDALDYAHRVRAHATNGNILRTEGLWDRLIHPYDGRRCLTYLFGDINRPDGYVILKQAGRDDGLPADLIASDYAANTGAAVRRLMALLHDHRSIFGRFRWSGGPDDPLLFMTDELWFEVHEVLRWMLRILDVPQAIQARGYPRHVSGRCTIRVTDSLFPANSGYWELEFSRGQCHARQSNAPELPQNVVRLDIRDLATLYSGHTTLRQLIRLGQADGGDDQEIDLIDAAFAGPAPWLPEIY, encoded by the coding sequence ATGACTGCCAGTGACTTGATCGTACGGACATTTGACCAATGCAATGCCGCGAGGACCGAATCGGAATACGTTGACATTGCTCAAGAATCGCTGCTTGGCAATTCGCTGGATCAGTGGCAGACATACCTTGGCCGAATCGGTCGCGAGAATGTCCGTGTCATTCATGCCGGCCAATCCCTGGTCGGGGGCTTGGCGTTCTATCGCATGCAACACGTCTATGGCGGACAACCGATTCCCGCCGCAGGCATCTCGGGGGTTGCGATTGACCCTGCCTATCGCGGTGGCGGTGTGTGCGCGACGCTGCTGATTGAAACGCTGAAGGAATTGCGTAACGAGGGAATTCCGATCGCATCCTTGTACGCGTCGACACAGCACCTTTATCGCTCGGTGGGATTCGAACAGGCCGGCACGCGCTACGATTACAGCCTTCCGCTGCGTTCGTTACCGCGTCCGGACCGAACATTGACTTGCACGCGATTCGAATCAGCCCCACTGGACGCGTTGGACTACGCCCATCGCGTTCGAGCCCACGCGACAAATGGCAACATCCTGCGGACCGAAGGCTTATGGGATCGATTGATTCATCCCTACGACGGTCGCCGATGCCTCACGTACCTGTTCGGCGATATCAATCGCCCCGATGGATACGTCATTCTGAAACAAGCCGGACGCGACGATGGCCTGCCGGCGGACTTGATCGCCAGTGACTATGCCGCCAACACGGGTGCCGCGGTCCGACGTTTGATGGCGTTGCTGCATGATCATCGATCGATCTTTGGACGATTCCGATGGAGCGGCGGCCCCGACGATCCATTGCTTTTCATGACCGATGAATTGTGGTTCGAGGTCCACGAAGTCTTGCGGTGGATGCTGCGTATCCTGGATGTCCCACAAGCCATTCAGGCCCGCGGTTATCCCCGACACGTCAGTGGTCGATGCACCATCCGAGTCACCGATTCGCTGTTCCCGGCAAACAGCGGTTACTGGGAACTGGAGTTTTCACGCGGACAGTGTCATGCCCGACAATCCAATGCACCGGAGCTGCCGCAGAACGTTGTCCGTCTGGACATTCGCGACTTAGCAACGCTGTACAGCGGTCACACCACGTTGCGACAGTTGATCCGCTTGGGCCAAGCCGATGGGGGCGACGATCAAGAGATCGATCTGATCGACGCGGCCTTTGCCGGGCCCGCGCCGTGGCTACCGGAGATCTACTGA
- the fusA gene encoding elongation factor G encodes MVAEDLSLPEPDTIRNLCLCGHTGGGKTTIAERLLFAAGEIKRMGDVEHGNTVCDFTDEEQQHHHSLQPAVIHFDHEGHHVNVIDTPGMADFVGHAIACFPAVETVVVVIDAVRGIESETRRLMQVATERNLPRMILINKMDLAEADLEELTNQIREEFGDICLPINMPTPDRQGVIDVFETDSHDPTLFSSAEDAHTRIVEQVIEVDDELTENYLESGPNQLDPGRVHEAFEKALREAHLVPIVYVSAKSGAGVDKLLHVTASLLPSPLEGNPRPFVKGDEPLHTEFDAAKPTIAHVFRVSTDKHIGKLGVFRVHQGVVRNRSELYMDDSKKPLRVGHVMRLQGKEHVETEAIGPGEIGAVSKLDEIHFDGVLHDGATPDNPPHLVSLPLPKPMFGLAIELKNHADETKFSSAIAKLQAEDPCFTLERIGATKQTVMRGLGELHLRVVLEKLKALYDIELDTSQPKIAYRETITMPAEGHHRHKKQTGGAGQFGEVYLRVAPLPDDHESGFEFVNATVGGSIPRQFMPAIEKGIRQVLADGAVAGYPMSGVRVEVYDGKHHDVDSKEIAFITAGKKAFLEAVKKAKPILLEPFVEVAITTPSDFMGDVSGDIATRRGRVNDTEMKGMNCVVKAVAPLGELQSYAPQLRSITSGAGSFAMTYSHDEPAPGDIQQAEMAAFQRHDDD; translated from the coding sequence ATGGTTGCTGAAGATCTTTCCCTCCCTGAACCTGATACAATTCGAAACCTTTGCCTGTGCGGCCATACCGGCGGCGGCAAGACGACGATCGCGGAGCGGTTGTTGTTTGCCGCCGGTGAGATCAAACGGATGGGCGACGTTGAACACGGTAACACGGTTTGCGACTTCACCGACGAAGAACAACAGCACCACCATTCGCTGCAACCCGCCGTCATCCACTTTGACCACGAAGGTCACCACGTCAACGTCATCGACACGCCCGGCATGGCGGACTTCGTCGGGCATGCCATTGCCTGCTTTCCCGCGGTGGAAACGGTCGTCGTCGTCATCGACGCGGTTCGTGGAATCGAAAGCGAAACCCGGCGTTTGATGCAAGTCGCGACCGAACGCAATCTGCCACGCATGATCCTGATCAACAAAATGGATCTGGCCGAAGCCGACCTGGAAGAATTGACCAACCAGATTCGTGAAGAATTCGGCGACATCTGTCTGCCCATCAACATGCCCACGCCAGATCGTCAAGGCGTGATTGATGTGTTCGAAACCGATTCTCATGACCCCACACTATTCAGCAGCGCCGAAGACGCCCACACGCGAATCGTCGAACAGGTGATCGAAGTCGACGATGAATTGACGGAAAACTATTTGGAATCAGGACCCAACCAATTGGATCCCGGCCGCGTGCATGAAGCCTTTGAAAAGGCGCTTCGCGAAGCCCATCTGGTGCCCATCGTCTATGTGTCCGCAAAGTCTGGCGCCGGCGTGGACAAACTGCTGCACGTCACCGCGTCGCTGTTGCCCAGTCCGTTGGAAGGAAACCCGCGTCCGTTCGTCAAAGGTGACGAACCACTGCACACCGAATTTGACGCCGCCAAACCCACGATCGCGCACGTCTTCCGTGTTTCCACCGACAAGCACATTGGAAAGTTAGGCGTGTTCCGCGTGCACCAGGGTGTCGTTCGCAACCGCAGCGAACTGTACATGGACGATTCCAAGAAACCGTTGCGTGTCGGCCACGTGATGCGTCTGCAAGGCAAGGAACACGTCGAAACCGAAGCCATCGGTCCCGGCGAAATCGGAGCCGTTTCCAAGCTGGACGAAATCCATTTTGACGGTGTGCTGCACGACGGCGCAACCCCCGACAACCCGCCGCACTTGGTGTCTTTGCCGTTGCCCAAACCGATGTTCGGACTGGCCATCGAACTGAAGAATCACGCCGACGAAACAAAGTTTTCATCCGCGATCGCAAAACTGCAAGCCGAAGACCCTTGCTTCACCTTGGAACGCATCGGCGCCACCAAGCAAACGGTGATGCGTGGATTGGGCGAACTGCATTTGCGCGTCGTGCTGGAAAAACTAAAAGCTTTGTACGACATCGAACTAGATACGTCGCAACCCAAGATCGCGTATCGGGAAACCATCACGATGCCGGCCGAAGGTCATCACCGTCACAAGAAACAAACCGGTGGTGCCGGCCAGTTCGGCGAAGTCTATCTGCGTGTCGCTCCGTTGCCGGACGATCATGAAAGCGGGTTTGAATTTGTCAATGCAACCGTTGGTGGATCGATACCACGTCAATTCATGCCGGCGATCGAAAAAGGAATCCGACAAGTCTTGGCCGACGGCGCCGTTGCCGGTTATCCAATGTCGGGCGTGCGGGTCGAAGTCTACGACGGCAAACATCACGACGTGGACAGCAAAGAAATTGCTTTCATCACCGCCGGAAAGAAGGCCTTTTTGGAAGCGGTGAAGAAGGCCAAGCCGATTTTGCTGGAACCCTTTGTTGAAGTCGCCATCACCACGCCCAGTGATTTCATGGGCGATGTGTCCGGTGACATCGCGACACGTCGTGGCCGCGTCAATGACACGGAAATGAAGGGAATGAACTGCGTGGTCAAAGCCGTTGCACCGCTTGGGGAATTGCAATCCTATGCCCCGCAACTGCGCAGCATCACGTCAGGTGCGGGCAGTTTTGCAATGACCTACAGTCACGATGAACCGGCCCCCGGCGACATTCAACAAGCGGAAATGGCCGCCTTTCAGCGTCACGACGACGACTGA
- a CDS encoding potassium channel family protein codes for MSSKPFRRILIGMIVFLAICISAVAGYVGYGWDVSDALYMVVITIFGVGYGEVKPIETPELRLLTIAVIVFGYGAAVYTVGGFIQLLIDGELQEILRSRKMSQGIAGLKGHTIVCGFGRMGSIVAEELLRSEHPFLVIDQDESRVDEAHQAGMLAMVGNASDEDTLNEAGIDRAKTLATLLPDDAANAFICVTARDLNRSVEIISRGESRSAEKKLRRCGADHVIMAASVGAKRAFQLITRPTAASLLQTDGASGDINGELSAVGLQMEELKITAGSPMIGHTLSEIEIRGNRGFLIVALRKSDGNVEMNPSGQCSLSDGDVVIVVGHRDDIAALCRVHTLKRQAMTYRGAKH; via the coding sequence ATGTCGTCCAAGCCTTTTCGTCGCATTCTGATCGGAATGATCGTCTTTCTGGCGATCTGTATCAGTGCCGTTGCCGGTTACGTCGGCTACGGTTGGGACGTCAGCGACGCGTTGTACATGGTCGTGATCACCATTTTTGGTGTCGGCTATGGCGAAGTGAAACCCATCGAAACGCCCGAACTGCGGCTGCTGACCATTGCCGTGATCGTGTTCGGTTACGGCGCCGCTGTGTATACCGTCGGCGGCTTCATTCAATTGCTGATCGACGGCGAATTGCAAGAGATTTTGCGGAGTCGAAAAATGAGCCAGGGGATCGCCGGGTTGAAGGGTCACACGATCGTCTGTGGTTTCGGTCGCATGGGATCCATCGTTGCCGAAGAACTATTACGCAGCGAGCATCCGTTCTTGGTCATTGATCAAGATGAATCGCGCGTGGATGAAGCTCATCAGGCGGGCATGCTGGCAATGGTGGGCAATGCATCCGATGAAGACACATTGAATGAAGCGGGCATCGATCGTGCCAAGACGTTGGCGACGTTGTTGCCCGATGATGCGGCCAACGCGTTCATTTGCGTGACGGCCCGCGACCTGAATCGCAGTGTGGAGATCATTTCGCGTGGCGAGTCACGGAGCGCTGAAAAGAAGCTTCGACGTTGTGGCGCCGATCACGTCATCATGGCGGCATCGGTGGGCGCCAAGCGAGCGTTTCAATTGATCACGCGACCGACGGCTGCCAGTCTGTTGCAGACCGACGGAGCGTCCGGCGATATCAACGGGGAGCTGTCTGCGGTGGGCTTGCAGATGGAAGAATTGAAGATCACTGCGGGGTCACCGATGATCGGCCACACGTTGTCGGAGATCGAGATCCGTGGGAACCGTGGCTTCTTGATCGTCGCGTTACGCAAATCCGACGGAAACGTCGAAATGAATCCGTCGGGACAGTGTTCGTTGTCCGATGGTGACGTCGTCATTGTGGTCGGACACCGCGATGACATCGCGGCGCTCTGTCGGGTGCATACCCTAAAACGCCAAGCGATGACTTATCGCGGTGCCAAGCACTAA
- a CDS encoding Gfo/Idh/MocA family protein, with protein sequence MSHRPSSISRRQFQKSASTTFVLSAATAASSARAAGSNDRVSLGFIGVANRGGQLMKAFAEHQDCSPDYLCDVDSKTLEKAAKQTGGSPKTTADYRKVIDDDSIDAIVIATPDHWHAIQCISGCAAGKDVYVEKPLAVTIHEGRAMVDAARKYDRIVQVGTHRRSSGLYQELSQRIQNGLLGKVCMSRAFRLSNMAPDGIGRRPAMTPPEHLDWDMWLGPRAQRPYQDNIAPYKFRWWQDYSSQMGNWGVHYLDAIRWCIGEEAPSSVCAMGGQFAIDDDRTIPDTMEVTFQFPSGRLAVFGQYETSGNPMMPTGEIELRGTLGTAYVSERTYEIIPERRGQFATEHPMAKPEKGTEDSSNHHLTSNHARNFLDCMRSRRQPNADVEIGHRSTTFCHLANISLKVGRRLQWDADAERFVGDDDANAMLHYEYRKPWKLPV encoded by the coding sequence ATGTCCCACCGCCCCTCCTCGATTTCCCGCCGCCAATTTCAAAAGTCCGCATCGACAACGTTCGTACTTTCCGCCGCCACGGCGGCTTCATCGGCTCGCGCAGCGGGTTCCAACGACCGAGTCTCGCTCGGGTTCATTGGCGTCGCCAATCGCGGTGGCCAGTTGATGAAGGCCTTTGCCGAACACCAGGATTGTTCCCCAGACTATTTGTGCGACGTCGATTCGAAAACGTTAGAAAAGGCCGCTAAGCAAACGGGTGGTTCTCCCAAAACCACCGCCGATTATCGCAAAGTCATCGATGACGATTCGATTGATGCGATTGTCATTGCGACCCCCGATCACTGGCACGCCATTCAGTGCATCAGCGGATGCGCCGCCGGCAAAGACGTGTACGTGGAAAAACCCCTGGCGGTCACCATTCACGAAGGCCGCGCCATGGTCGACGCGGCACGCAAGTACGACCGAATCGTCCAGGTGGGTACGCATCGTCGTAGCAGCGGACTTTATCAAGAATTGTCACAACGGATCCAAAACGGCTTGCTGGGCAAAGTGTGCATGTCGCGGGCGTTCCGATTAAGCAACATGGCGCCCGATGGCATTGGACGTCGTCCCGCGATGACGCCGCCGGAACACTTGGACTGGGACATGTGGTTGGGCCCTCGCGCCCAGCGGCCCTATCAAGACAACATCGCGCCCTACAAATTCCGTTGGTGGCAAGACTACAGTTCACAAATGGGCAACTGGGGCGTGCACTACCTGGACGCCATTCGCTGGTGTATCGGCGAAGAGGCCCCGTCCAGCGTTTGCGCGATGGGCGGTCAATTTGCGATCGACGACGATCGTACGATTCCCGATACGATGGAGGTCACCTTTCAATTCCCGTCGGGCCGATTGGCTGTGTTCGGCCAGTACGAAACCAGTGGCAATCCGATGATGCCGACCGGCGAGATCGAATTGCGGGGAACGCTGGGGACCGCATATGTCAGCGAACGCACCTACGAGATCATTCCCGAACGTCGTGGCCAATTTGCCACAGAACACCCGATGGCCAAACCTGAAAAAGGCACCGAAGATTCCAGCAACCATCACCTGACATCCAACCACGCCAGGAATTTTCTGGACTGCATGCGTAGCCGACGGCAACCCAATGCCGATGTCGAAATTGGTCACCGCAGCACGACCTTCTGCCATTTGGCCAATATCTCTTTGAAAGTCGGACGCCGGTTGCAGTGGGACGCCGATGCGGAACGCTTCGTCGGTGACGATGACGCCAACGCGATGCTGCACTACGAATATCGCAAACCGTGGAAGTTGCCGGTCTGA
- a CDS encoding serine protease family protein, giving the protein MNDAEPKKDWVYRDARSESDPMTEPELRRWLMKLPDDQMDLYQVRQGTSVWHSARQVMALFRRLAETGVYVRQGDVVQGPFIVQRAARMLPKWKVVDGVLFRVGRRGSWMTADQFDTWLSGQTRGGGDGDSATGHHPDGSADEDIVAALPVSDARTSPDKNRPIPVIAVSNDDANDDDVIPAVAYVPGRPAAVSDQPAPHVANVAPAAGPSFDPLVAPEMNFPPSPAMSSAARPVVPRRARSTSHRSGNVGLLAAVIAGGLVMLAMIGGAGWYAYQSIAETLANRGVDSSFDDNVDNSDAAISGPMIRSDRPGMLASTPRPRFRGPPQITPGTLYRPTFFTSNDQSSAGTAFIARLSDTDRDPIVISALHLLGTAGGFPRDIVGREVPNVWMTVGLEDCVNGDWIESLDGRVLNLPQAKNLPQTSLHGDVIAFYPSPLDANHDRLDPLTIAPAGPATGDVVWLVSEVIGSDSLAHRGVVLGEEDGWLMYRFDRRLNLTATSGAPVVDQQHRVIAVNAGGGEDGGRTIGVGTPVSRFRRALATAKRGK; this is encoded by the coding sequence ATGAACGACGCTGAACCGAAAAAGGACTGGGTCTATCGCGACGCCCGCAGCGAGAGCGACCCGATGACCGAACCGGAACTTCGTCGCTGGCTGATGAAGCTGCCCGATGACCAGATGGACTTGTACCAGGTCCGTCAGGGCACCAGCGTGTGGCATTCGGCCCGGCAAGTGATGGCTCTGTTTCGACGTTTGGCCGAAACCGGCGTCTATGTCCGGCAAGGCGATGTCGTCCAAGGCCCATTCATCGTGCAGCGGGCCGCAAGGATGCTGCCCAAATGGAAAGTCGTTGACGGCGTCCTTTTTCGCGTCGGCCGACGCGGGTCTTGGATGACGGCGGATCAATTCGACACCTGGCTGTCCGGGCAAACCCGAGGCGGCGGCGACGGCGATTCTGCCACCGGCCATCACCCGGACGGATCGGCTGACGAAGATATTGTCGCCGCCCTGCCGGTATCCGACGCGCGGACATCGCCAGACAAGAATCGCCCGATTCCAGTGATCGCAGTCAGCAATGACGACGCCAACGACGATGACGTGATCCCGGCGGTGGCCTATGTTCCCGGCCGACCAGCGGCTGTTTCCGATCAACCGGCACCTCACGTCGCAAACGTGGCTCCGGCCGCCGGGCCGTCATTCGATCCACTGGTTGCACCGGAGATGAACTTTCCGCCAAGCCCCGCCATGTCTTCCGCCGCGCGTCCGGTTGTGCCACGTCGCGCGCGTTCGACATCGCACCGCAGCGGCAACGTGGGCCTGCTGGCCGCCGTGATTGCCGGTGGGCTGGTCATGCTGGCAATGATCGGCGGCGCTGGATGGTATGCCTACCAATCGATTGCCGAAACCTTGGCAAACCGTGGTGTCGATTCCAGCTTCGACGACAACGTGGACAATTCGGATGCCGCCATTTCTGGCCCGATGATTCGGTCCGATCGACCGGGCATGTTGGCATCCACACCGCGTCCCAGGTTCCGTGGACCGCCACAAATCACCCCGGGGACGCTTTATCGTCCGACCTTCTTCACGTCCAACGACCAATCATCCGCCGGCACGGCGTTCATCGCGCGACTATCGGACACCGATCGCGATCCGATCGTGATCAGTGCATTGCATTTGCTTGGGACCGCTGGTGGATTCCCGCGTGATATTGTCGGGCGGGAGGTTCCAAATGTTTGGATGACCGTGGGTTTGGAAGATTGCGTCAACGGCGACTGGATCGAAAGTTTGGACGGACGCGTCCTGAACCTTCCACAAGCAAAGAATCTTCCGCAAACGTCACTGCATGGCGACGTCATTGCGTTTTACCCCAGCCCGTTGGATGCAAACCATGACCGTTTGGATCCGCTGACCATCGCGCCGGCAGGCCCCGCAACAGGTGACGTGGTTTGGCTGGTCTCCGAAGTGATCGGCAGCGATTCACTGGCGCACCGTGGCGTGGTGCTGGGCGAAGAAGACGGTTGGCTGATGTACCGCTTTGATCGACGGCTGAACTTGACGGCCACCAGTGGTGCTCCCGTTGTCGATCAACAGCATCGGGTGATCGCGGTCAACGCCGGCGGCGGCGAAGACGGCGGGCGGACGATTGGCGTGGGCACTCCCGTATCGCGATTCCGCCGTGCCTTGGCGACCGCGAAACGTGGAAAATGA
- a CDS encoding YraN family protein: MNRNIVADVLDRIRGDLLERYRTIRFGGIDDDGPIGRRGEQAAARLLRQKRLQIVAESESDRGGEIDLIAVDRRARTIVFVEVKTLATTKPGHPADRVDDQKQARITRAALRYLKRKRLVGTPCRFDVVAVWWPRDSPRPQRLEHYPAAFEAAGQWQLY; encoded by the coding sequence ATCAATCGCAACATCGTCGCGGATGTCTTGGACCGAATCCGTGGTGACTTGCTCGAACGCTATCGCACGATTCGGTTCGGCGGAATCGATGATGATGGTCCGATCGGCCGACGCGGCGAACAGGCCGCCGCGCGTTTGTTGCGTCAGAAACGGCTGCAGATTGTCGCCGAAAGTGAATCGGATCGTGGCGGCGAAATTGACCTGATCGCCGTCGATCGTCGGGCACGGACGATCGTTTTTGTCGAAGTGAAAACGCTGGCAACGACAAAACCGGGGCATCCGGCCGATCGTGTCGATGATCAAAAACAGGCACGGATCACCCGTGCGGCCCTGCGATATCTGAAACGCAAACGTCTGGTCGGGACGCCTTGCCGATTTGATGTGGTGGCCGTTTGGTGGCCCCGCGACAGCCCGCGGCCCCAGCGGCTGGAACACTATCCGGCCGCATTCGAAGCCGCCGGCCAGTGGCAACTTTACTAG
- the rplS gene encoding 50S ribosomal protein L19 produces MSKAILDLVEKTAMKENPPQFEIGDTVDVHLKILEGNKERIQVFSGVVIALSGSGSKEMFTVRRIVAGEGVERKFPIHSPRIEKVEVKRSGVVRRAKLYFLRDRVGKAVRLKERRRN; encoded by the coding sequence ATGTCCAAAGCCATACTGGACCTGGTCGAAAAGACCGCGATGAAAGAAAACCCGCCGCAATTTGAAATCGGCGACACCGTGGACGTTCACCTGAAGATTTTGGAAGGCAACAAAGAACGCATCCAAGTCTTCAGCGGCGTCGTGATCGCACTGAGCGGATCCGGCAGCAAGGAAATGTTCACCGTTCGTCGCATCGTTGCCGGCGAAGGCGTGGAACGAAAATTCCCGATCCACAGCCCGCGAATTGAGAAGGTCGAAGTCAAACGCAGTGGCGTTGTCCGTCGCGCCAAGCTGTACTTCTTGCGTGATCGCGTCGGTAAGGCCGTGCGTCTGAAAGAACGTCGCCGCAACTAG
- the trmD gene encoding tRNA (guanosine(37)-N1)-methyltransferase TrmD, protein MRFDVVTLFPAIFDGYLTQSLLDKAIRRDLVQIHRHNLRDWAEDTPHRKVDDRPFGGGPGMLIQVEPTVNCVRSVQAMDDTPARKILLTPAGRRLDQRVAEDLATSKRLLLMCGRYEGFDQRVHDILQPEEISVGDFVLNGGEVAAMIIIDAVVRLLPGVLGDEQSSFDDSFSRGNRLLEFPQYTRPREFEGHVVPDVLLSGDHQKIAAWRAEQSHHKTMQRRSDLLDESAES, encoded by the coding sequence GTGAGGTTCGATGTCGTCACGCTTTTTCCGGCGATCTTTGACGGCTATCTGACGCAAAGCTTGCTGGACAAAGCCATCCGACGTGACTTGGTCCAAATCCACCGACATAACCTGCGGGATTGGGCCGAAGACACGCCGCACCGAAAAGTCGACGATCGGCCTTTCGGCGGCGGACCCGGGATGCTGATCCAAGTCGAACCGACGGTGAATTGTGTTCGTTCCGTGCAGGCCATGGACGACACACCGGCCAGAAAAATCCTGTTGACGCCCGCCGGGCGCCGACTGGATCAACGGGTCGCCGAAGATCTGGCGACCAGCAAACGCTTGCTGCTGATGTGTGGACGTTACGAAGGTTTCGACCAACGCGTGCACGACATCCTGCAGCCCGAAGAAATTAGTGTCGGCGACTTCGTACTGAACGGAGGCGAAGTCGCAGCCATGATCATCATTGACGCCGTTGTCCGTTTATTGCCCGGAGTCCTAGGAGACGAACAAAGCAGCTTTGACGATTCATTCAGCCGTGGAAATCGGTTGCTGGAGTTTCCCCAGTACACCCGACCACGCGAATTCGAAGGTCATGTCGTTCCCGACGTTTTATTGAGTGGTGATCACCAAAAAATCGCCGCCTGGCGGGCCGAACAATCCCACCACAAAACGATGCAACGACGCAGTGACCTGCTGGACGAATCTGCCGAATCCTGA